In Candidatus Neomarinimicrobiota bacterium, the genomic stretch TGGTGTTTTACACCGCGAGCTCCCTGACTGTCAAGACACAAGAACCAGCCCACGCTGAAAAGATAGCTGCAGCTGAGCGAATGAAGCGAGCCATGCAGATATTGAAAGATGATCGTCTGGAAGAAGCAATCTTTATGGATGATGTAAATGATCCTAACGAAACCGGACTGATCGGACGACAATTCACTTATCTCACAACAGACGAGGGTGACTTGAATGCTAAGATTTCAGTTCTGGATCCCAATCTTGCAGCAATGATGATCGATTATTTGATTCGGGCTGGAGTTAAGCAAGGCGATACAGTAGCTGTCACCCTGACTGGCTCCATGCCAGGTGGTAATCTGGCTGTTTTATCCGCTTTGGAGGAAATGAAGATCACGCCGATCATTATAACCTCAGTGGGGGCTTCACAATGGGGTGCCAATGTTGAAGATTTTACCTGGCTGGATATGGAGACTCTGCTTTATGAGGCAGGCGAAATATCTTTTAGAACCAGAGCAGCTAGTCTGGGGGGTGGTTCAGATATTGGTCGCCGATTGAGCCCCAGAGGTCGTGCACTGATCCAGAAAGCGATTGCCAGAAATGGAGTTGATTCACTCGAGAGTAAGGATCTTGAAGATGCCATTCAACTCAGAATGGATCGTTTTGCCACTATCCTGCCGATTAAAGCTTACAAAGCTTTTCTCAATGTGGGTGGAGGAGCAGCTGTCCTGGGGGATGCCGCTTATGCCAGATTGCTCCAACCAGGTCTGACGACCCGGATGCGGTTTGAATCTATGCGCAATGGCGGGGTCATGGCTAAGTTTGGTCGTGAGGGTGTTCCAATCATTCACGTTCTTAATATTAAGCGTATGTTTGCCGAATTTGACTATCCTTATGCTGCCACTCCGACGCCGGAAATTGGAGTAGGTTCCTTTTATGCCAGTGAACACTACAATCTATATACGACAGCATTAGCCCTCATCATCCTTTTAGCCATGCTGGTCATCGTTGGGTTGAGTAGTAAACGTAAGATCAAACATCATCTGGAAAAGTATGAGCCGGATTCGTATGTTTAAGGAAGAAGTGGTGGGTGGTGAATTGTGAATTGTGAATTGTGAATTGTGAATGGTGAATTGTGAATTGTGGGTGGGGAGTGGTGAATTGTGAATGGTGAATGGTGAGTGGTGAGTGACTAGGGGTATTAGAGAAGATGAAACGACAAATGGCATCGAAATTTAATAATACCGAAAAAGATTTTTTGGTATTTTTTCAAGGGTAAAAAATGAACCGGATCTCCATGTTTAAAATAATGTTAAGTTCAATTCTGCTCGT encodes the following:
- the pgsW gene encoding poly-gamma-glutamate system protein, with the translated sequence MFRPAIQRVEVLVVMAVLSLLVFYTASSLTVKTQEPAHAEKIAAAERMKRAMQILKDDRLEEAIFMDDVNDPNETGLIGRQFTYLTTDEGDLNAKISVLDPNLAAMMIDYLIRAGVKQGDTVAVTLTGSMPGGNLAVLSALEEMKITPIIITSVGASQWGANVEDFTWLDMETLLYEAGEISFRTRAASLGGGSDIGRRLSPRGRALIQKAIARNGVDSLESKDLEDAIQLRMDRFATILPIKAYKAFLNVGGGAAVLGDAAYARLLQPGLTTRMRFESMRNGGVMAKFGREGVPIIHVLNIKRMFAEFDYPYAATPTPEIGVGSFYASEHYNLYTTALALIILLAMLVIVGLSSKRKIKHHLEKYEPDSYV